The Bacteroidia bacterium DNA window TTTCCAAAAACATTCGAAAGGATGAGGAAATTGATATTCGTACTTTAAGCAATGGGGTTTATATAGTGGCTATAGGAAATAAACGGGAAAGGTTGGTGGTGTGCAGGTGAATAATGAGTTTGAAAATAGCTAATTAACTTGCTTTTTAATTCTAATTTGTCGCCAATTTTTGAATAGGGTATTGGAATAGATATAGAAAGCACCAACGCCAATTCCCGCACCACTCTCTTTAGAAAGCACCCGGGTTAGGGATTGCAGTGGAAATCCTTTTTGTCGAGGTACGAGCAAAAAGATTGGAACGTAAAGCCCGACCCCCCCCACTCGCCCACGTTTGCAACGGGGGCGGTCGAGAAAGGCGTTTTTTACGCCAACTATCGTCTCCTGCTGATTCAGGTTTGTAACCTGAACCGCTAAGCAATCGGTCCCCACCAAATCAAAGTAGTTCTCTTCCAGTTGGAAGGAACTTTTTAGCATCTTTACAACATAAACCCCTAACTCCCAATTTTCAAACTTGATTTAGCCGCAGCCCATTTAGGAGAAAAAGGAACACCTGGAGTAGCAGGTAAAGGATTAGTAAAAATTACAAAAATTCAGGGATGAATGATAATAATATCGGTCAGAGACCAATTTCTCAACCGCCCTCGTTGCAAACGAGGGCGAGGGCGGCATTACAATACACCGACCAGGGTTGAATTGGACATAATGGCATCCAAGGACCAAGGTCGTCAAATGGCCTCGGAATACATACAGGAATTAATAACTGCCGATTCCCTTAGATTGGCACTGGATTTCATGGATTCCATCAATGATAATAGTTTTGAAAGGGTCTTGCCTTTGGTTTCCACGTATATGGGTATCGACAGCTTGGAAAAATCTTCAAGTCTGTTGGAAAATTTTTCACCCACTTCACAACCGGAAGAAGACTGGAAGGCATTTATGGAAATTCGCCTATCTTTGCTCCGGGACAGCCTAAGTTGGTTTGAAATGGACAGTACCCAAAATGCATTTATTAATACATTGGCGCATAAATCCTATCCATATTCCATTGTTACAACTTTGGCACAAAATGTAAGAAGACTTGTCTTTAACGAGGACTTTTGTGATTCAATGAATATAGCTTTTCCTTTTTCAGAGGAGCGTTTGGAAGAAATTATTCAAAATAATGATGAGGAAAAGTATAGTTACTCTTCAAATTTGTATCCGAATCCGGCCAAGGATAGGGCAATGCTAGAATATTCTCTTCAAGAAAAGGAATATGGTGTGTTGGAATTGTTTAACATTTTAGGGGAAAAAATTCTTTCCATAAACTTATTGCCTGAATATACAAAAATTAGTATTGATATTTCTTCATTGACCCAAGGAATTTATATTTATAGGGCCTATACCCCGTCTAGAAAGTTGTCATCGGGAAAACTTATAATCTCTAAATAAATTGAAAAAGACTCTCTTATCCTTGATTTTGCTATTTACTTGGGGTAGTTCATTGTCCCAACAATGGAGTCTGTTTCCGTTTGAAACCCAGACCAATGGTTCAGGATACCAAAAATTGTATATATGGAATGAAAATCTAATTATTTTCGGTTGGGACGGTTCATATATTTATGATTCGATTTCCACACGGGGTTATATCAAATGGAATGGTGACACAGCGGTAGCTCTTTTTGGAGAGAATTCAAATTATGGAGGAATGTTGTATTCAATGTGCGAATATCAAAATGATTTATCAATTGGGATTTCATTAACTGGTGATACCCCAAATCCTGGATATGATTTTTTTAATATCTGGAATGGCAATAATATTTCCACCTTCCCTAG harbors:
- a CDS encoding T9SS type A sorting domain-containing protein, which gives rise to MASKDQGRQMASEYIQELITADSLRLALDFMDSINDNSFERVLPLVSTYMGIDSLEKSSSLLENFSPTSQPEEDWKAFMEIRLSLLRDSLSWFEMDSTQNAFINTLAHKSYPYSIVTTLAQNVRRLVFNEDFCDSMNIAFPFSEERLEEIIQNNDEEKYSYSSNLYPNPAKDRAMLEYSLQEKEYGVLELFNILGEKILSINLLPEYTKISIDISSLTQGIYIYRAYTPSRKLSSGKLIISK